One Mastacembelus armatus chromosome 10, fMasArm1.2, whole genome shotgun sequence DNA window includes the following coding sequences:
- the slc25a43 gene encoding solute carrier family 25 member 43 produces the protein MALVKKDNRLTSSQSFMCVGFAGFFSKTVTSPLEVVKIKSQVGTFHCKRGFWKSFLLVCQNEGLRGFWKGNLASCLRLFPYTAVHLTTYKKIVHLHMDELGFISQWRAIFAGGLAGVAAALATYPLEVTETRLIVQNCRQPTFIGVFHTLSKIYRSEGLLALYRGFSLTVLGAFPFSVGCYVVYVNLDKLWQEPPFRFTPLQNFINGCLAAGVAQTLSYPFETVKRKMQAQSAHLPHFGGVDVHFSGMIDCFVQVVRNKGVLSLWNGLTANTIKIVPYFGLLFTCFEMCKQVCLYRNGYIVSPLSYKLTPGVDQSLGPYELEEVKRYLRNRNFGPEESSFGNRW, from the exons ATGGCCTTAGTTAAAAAAGACAACAGGCTGACCAGTTCTCAAAGCTTTATGTGCGTCGGTTTCGCCGGGTTTTTCAGTAAAACTGTTACGTCGCCTTTGGAGGTGGTGAAAATTAAAAGTCAGGTGGGTACTTTTCATTGCAAGAGGGGTTTCTGGAAGAGTTTTCTTCTCGTCTGTCAAAATGAGGGACTTCGAGGATTTTGGAAAGGAAATCTCGCCTCTTGTCTGCGGTTGTTCCCTTACACCGCTGTGCATCTCACAACATATAAAAA GATAGTCCACCTTCACATGGATGAACTGGGCTTCATCTCTCAGTGGCGAGCGATATTTGCCGGTGGACTGgctggtgttgctgctgctttggcCACATACCCGCTGGAGGTGACGGAGACCAGGCTCATCGTTCAGAACTGCAGACAGCCCACGTTCATTGGCGTATTTCACACTCTCTCAAAGATTTACAGGAGTGAAGGGCTCCTAGCTCTCTACAGGGGCTTTTCCCTCACCGTCTTGG GTGCATTTCCCTTCTCTGTTGGATGCTATGTAGTCTATGTGAACTTGGACAAGCTCTGGCAGGAGCCTCCTTTTCGCTTCACTCCCCTCCAGAACTTCATTAATGGCTGTCTTGCAGCAGGAGTGGCTCAAACCCTCTCTTATCCTTTTGAAACAGTAAAGAGGAAGATGCAA GCGCAGAGTGCCCATCTTCCTCATTTTGGCGGAGTGGACGTCCATTTCAGTGGAATGATTGACTGTTTCGTACAGGTTGTTAGAAACAAGGGTGTCCTCTCGCTGTGGAATGGCCTTACCGCCAACACAATTAAG ATTGTTCCCTACTTTGGACTTCTTTTCACCTGCTTTGAGATGTGTAAACAAGTTTGCCTTTATCGCAACGGGTACATCGTGTCACCTCTGAGCTACAAGCTCACACCGGGTGTCGACCAGAGCCTTGGGCCCTATGAGCTGGAGGAGGTTAAGCGCTACTTGAGAAACAGGAACTTTGGGCCGGAGGAGTCGTCATTTGGTAACCGATGGTGA
- the slc25a5 gene encoding ADP/ATP translocase 2, translating into MTDQAISFAKDFLAGGIAAAISKTAVAPIERVKLLLQVQHASKQIAADKHYKGIIDCVVRIPKEQGFLSFWRGNLANVIRYFPTQALNFAFKDKYKKIFLEGVDKRTQFWRYFAGNLASGGAAGATSLCFVYPLDFARTRLAADVGKAGHEREFKGLGDCLVKITKSDGIKGLYQGFNVSVQGIIIYRAAYFGIYDTAKGMLPDPKNTHIVVSWMIAQSVTAVAGLVSYPFDTVRRRMMMQSGRKGADIMYTGTIDCWRKIARDEGSKAFFKGAWSNVLRGMGGAFVLVLYDELKKVI; encoded by the exons ATGACTGACCAAGCTATTTCCTTCGCCAAGGACTTCTTGGCTGGTGGTATTGCTGCTGCCATCTCCAAAACAGCTGTAGCCCCCATCGAGAGAGTCAAGCTTCTCCTCCAG GTACAACATGCAAGCAAACAGATAGCAGCCGACAAGCACTACAAGGGCATCATCGACTGTGTTGTCCGCATCCCAAAAGAACAGGGCTTCCTTTCGTTCTGGAGAGGGAATCTCGCCAACGTCATCCGATACTTCCCCACTCAGGCCCTCAACTTTGCTTTCAAGGACAAGTACAAGAAGATTTTCCTCGAAGGTGTGGACAAGCGCACACAGTTCTGGAGATACTTCGCTGGTAACCTGGCATCCGGTGGTGCTGCTGGAGCTACATCGCTGTGTTTCGTCTATCCCCTCGACTTTGCCAGAACACGTCTGGCTGCTGATGTGGGCAAAGCCGGGCATGAGCGTGAGTTCAAAGGCCTGGGTGACTGCCTGGTGAAGATCACCAAGTCTGATGGCATCAAGGGTCTGTACCAGGGCTTCAATGTTTCAGTACAGGGCATTATCATCTACAGAGCTGCTTACTTTGGCATCTACGACACAGCAAAGG GCATGCTTCCAGACcccaagaacacacacattgttgTCAGCTGGATGATTGCTCAGAGTGTGACTGCCGTCGCCGGTCTCGTGTCCTACCCCTTCGACACTGTCCGTCGTCGTATGATGATGCAGTCTGGGCGCAAAGGAG ccgaCATCATGTACACCGGCACCATTGACTGCTGGAGGAAGATTGCACGTGATGAGGGTTCCAAGGCCTTCTTCAAAGGAGCATGGTCTAATGTGCTCAGAGGCATGGGTGGCGCCTTCGTGCTTGTCTTATATGATGAGCTTAAGAAAGTaatctaa